The following proteins are co-located in the Mycolicibacterium goodii genome:
- a CDS encoding AAA family ATPase, producing the protein MAACGRCGTELRPGARFCDSCGTAAVGGSEHAEYKQVTVLFADVVDSMRLAAAVGAERLRDILSALVSRCSGVVDRYGGTVDKFTGDGIMALFGAPLALEDHALRACLAALELQRESHRLADELDLPSGVRLQIRVGLNSGQVVAGEMSAGGVGYTAIGEQVGMAQRMESVAPHGGIMCSDTTARLVEDSVTLDAPEMVHIKGFERPVVAHRLLSATAAAQHAGRSDPRLVGRTWELNAIAGLLDEAVGGRGCIVNIVGPPGIGKSRMVRESIELARRRGVSVFYTYCESHASDIPFHVVVPLLREGFGVSGMQPAPARAWVRALVPDADPEDLLLLDDVLGIADPDVPMPDVDPDARRRRLAAVINAASLARQEPGLYVLEDVHWIDEVSESMLAEFLTVVTHTHSVILITYRPEYTGVLARVSGAQTIALRPLTDGQTSTLLTELLGPGAAAHELAVRIAERAAGNPFFTQEIVRDLAERGVLRGERGAYRFHGADVDVGVPATLQATIAARIDRLDVAVKRTLSAAAVIGQRFGPDMLAALGADASVRALIDAELVDQVMFAPRPEYAFRHPLIRVVALESQLKSDRAELHRRLAAEIVRRAPHAADENAALIAEHHEEAGDLPAAFDWHMRAGRWLTNRDINAARLSWQRARNVADRLPEDIEDRDARTIAPRTLLCLSTWRAGGHLADTGFDELCRLAGAADDKVSLATAMAGQVAALLVHAHYRESSRLASELTSLLEAIGDRTLTVSLLFAAIGAKFETGEAAEAVRLADRIIELADGDLSLGNLIIGSPLVTAWTVGGLARACLGDPRWRKDIEQATKMVGDFGIATRALMLTYKCIGLPTGLLALTPDLLEESREVLEAAERSADDLALAGARVSRGMVLMWQGGPGRDEGLELLRLGREASVREQFSMAAVPAVDNELARDMAAHGDLDGAIELAQAVVEVGVDTGEAINMTASVTVLVESLLARGEPADLDRAHRVLDRFAASPVDLGFVLYEVPLLRLRALLARARGDDAGYREFVSRYRDLATACGFEGHMALAAQMA; encoded by the coding sequence ATGGCGGCCTGCGGCAGGTGTGGCACCGAACTTCGTCCTGGTGCGAGGTTCTGTGACTCGTGCGGCACCGCAGCTGTCGGCGGCTCCGAACATGCTGAGTACAAACAGGTTACGGTGCTGTTCGCCGACGTCGTCGACTCGATGCGGTTGGCGGCCGCGGTCGGTGCGGAGCGGTTGCGCGACATCCTCTCGGCCCTGGTGAGCAGATGCTCGGGTGTCGTCGACCGCTACGGTGGCACCGTCGACAAATTCACCGGCGACGGCATCATGGCCCTGTTCGGCGCCCCACTGGCGCTGGAGGACCACGCCCTGCGGGCCTGCCTCGCGGCGTTGGAGCTGCAGCGCGAGAGCCACCGACTCGCCGATGAACTCGACCTGCCCTCCGGGGTCCGCCTGCAGATCCGGGTTGGTCTCAATTCGGGCCAGGTCGTCGCCGGTGAGATGAGCGCGGGTGGAGTCGGCTACACCGCGATCGGCGAGCAGGTGGGCATGGCCCAACGCATGGAGTCGGTGGCACCGCACGGCGGCATCATGTGCAGCGACACCACCGCGCGGCTGGTCGAGGATTCGGTGACGCTCGACGCGCCGGAGATGGTGCACATCAAGGGTTTTGAGCGTCCCGTCGTGGCACACAGGCTGCTCTCCGCGACGGCCGCGGCCCAGCACGCGGGCCGCAGCGATCCGAGGCTGGTGGGGCGGACCTGGGAGCTCAACGCGATCGCCGGCCTGCTCGACGAGGCCGTCGGGGGCCGAGGATGTATCGTCAACATCGTCGGCCCGCCCGGCATCGGCAAGAGCCGCATGGTGCGCGAATCGATCGAGTTGGCGCGCCGCCGTGGGGTTTCGGTGTTCTACACCTACTGCGAGTCGCACGCCAGCGACATCCCGTTCCACGTCGTCGTGCCGTTGCTGCGGGAAGGTTTCGGCGTGTCGGGGATGCAACCCGCGCCCGCGCGCGCCTGGGTGCGCGCGCTGGTGCCCGACGCCGATCCGGAGGATCTGCTGCTACTCGACGACGTGCTCGGTATCGCCGACCCGGACGTGCCGATGCCCGACGTCGACCCCGACGCGCGTCGTCGCCGCCTGGCGGCAGTGATCAACGCGGCGTCGCTGGCCCGGCAGGAACCGGGGCTCTACGTGCTCGAAGACGTGCACTGGATCGATGAGGTGAGCGAATCGATGCTCGCCGAGTTCCTGACCGTCGTCACGCACACCCACTCCGTCATCCTGATCACCTACCGGCCCGAGTACACCGGTGTGCTGGCCCGTGTGAGCGGTGCACAGACAATTGCGTTGCGGCCGTTGACCGATGGACAGACCTCGACACTGCTCACCGAACTGCTCGGACCCGGCGCCGCCGCGCACGAACTCGCCGTCCGCATCGCCGAACGCGCCGCAGGCAACCCGTTCTTCACCCAGGAGATCGTGCGTGACCTCGCCGAGCGCGGTGTGCTGCGCGGCGAGCGCGGCGCGTACCGATTCCACGGCGCCGACGTCGACGTGGGCGTGCCCGCCACACTGCAGGCCACGATCGCCGCGCGCATCGACCGGCTCGACGTGGCGGTCAAGCGGACGCTGAGCGCCGCCGCCGTCATCGGCCAGCGGTTCGGGCCCGACATGCTCGCCGCGCTGGGCGCCGACGCATCGGTGCGGGCCCTCATCGACGCCGAACTCGTCGACCAGGTGATGTTCGCGCCCCGGCCCGAGTACGCGTTCCGGCATCCGCTGATCCGGGTGGTGGCCCTCGAGTCGCAGCTGAAATCCGATCGGGCCGAACTACATCGGCGTCTCGCCGCGGAGATCGTGCGCCGAGCGCCGCACGCCGCCGACGAGAACGCGGCCCTGATCGCCGAGCACCACGAAGAGGCCGGTGACCTGCCCGCCGCGTTCGACTGGCACATGCGGGCCGGGCGGTGGCTGACCAACCGGGACATCAACGCCGCGCGCCTGAGCTGGCAGCGGGCCCGCAACGTCGCCGACCGGCTACCGGAGGACATCGAGGACCGGGACGCCAGGACGATCGCGCCGCGCACCCTGCTGTGTCTGAGCACCTGGCGGGCCGGCGGCCATCTCGCCGACACCGGCTTCGACGAGTTGTGCAGACTGGCGGGCGCCGCCGACGACAAGGTGTCGCTGGCCACCGCGATGGCGGGCCAGGTGGCGGCCCTGCTGGTGCACGCGCACTACCGCGAATCCTCCCGTCTGGCTTCCGAACTCACCAGTCTGCTGGAGGCCATCGGGGATCGGACCCTGACCGTCTCGTTGCTATTCGCGGCGATCGGCGCGAAGTTCGAGACCGGTGAGGCCGCCGAGGCGGTGCGGTTGGCCGACCGGATCATCGAACTGGCCGACGGCGACCTCAGCCTGGGCAATCTGATCATCGGCTCGCCGCTGGTGACGGCGTGGACCGTGGGCGGCCTGGCGCGGGCGTGTCTCGGAGATCCGCGCTGGCGCAAGGACATCGAGCAGGCGACGAAGATGGTCGGGGATTTCGGCATCGCGACCCGGGCATTGATGCTCACCTACAAGTGCATCGGTCTGCCCACCGGCCTCCTCGCGCTCACCCCGGATCTGCTGGAGGAATCCCGCGAGGTGCTCGAGGCGGCCGAACGCTCCGCCGACGACCTGGCACTGGCCGGCGCTCGGGTCTCGCGGGGAATGGTGCTGATGTGGCAGGGCGGGCCGGGTCGGGACGAGGGCCTCGAGCTGCTGCGGTTGGGTCGCGAAGCGTCGGTGCGGGAGCAGTTCTCGATGGCCGCGGTGCCCGCGGTCGACAACGAGTTGGCCCGCGACATGGCCGCGCACGGCGACCTCGACGGCGCGATCGAACTGGCGCAGGCCGTCGTCGAGGTCGGTGTCGACACCGGTGAGGCGATCAACATGACTGCGAGCGTGACCGTGCTGGTGGAGTCGCTGCTCGCGCGGGGCGAACCGGCAGACCTCGACCGCGCGCACCGAGTGCTCGACCGGTTCGCGGCGTCACCGGTGGACCTGGGATTCGTGTTGTACGAGGTTCCGCTGCTGCGGTTGCGGGCCTTGCTCGCGCGGGCCCGAGGAGACGACGCCGGATACCGCGAGTTCGTTTCGCGCTACCGCGATCTGGCGACGGCGTGCGGTTTCGAGGGTCACATGGCGCTGGCGGCGCAAATGGCGTGA
- the ilvD gene encoding dihydroxy-acid dehydratase, which yields MPSNDKSHETPDIKPRSRDVTDGLEKAAARGMLRAVGMGDDDWEKPQIGVGSSWNEITPCNMSLQRLAQSVKGGIHQAGGYPLEFGTISVSDGISMGHEGMHFSLVSREVIADSVETVVQAERLDGTVLLAGCDKSIPGMLMAAARLNLASVFLYNGSIMPGVAKLTDGTEKEVTIIDAFEAVGACVRGLMSRADVDIIERAICPGEGACGGMYTANTMASAAEALGLSLPGSASPVAIDKRRDDFARRSGEAVVELLRRGITARDILTKEAFENAIAVVMAFGGSTNAVLHLLAIAREAEVELTLDDFTRVGNKVPHLADVKPFGRHVMKHVDEIGGVPVVMRALLDAGLLHGDCLTVTGQTMAENLAHIAPPDPDGKVLRAMNNPIHPTGGITILHGSLAPEGAVVKSAGFDSDVFEGTARVFDRERAAMDALEDGTIQAGDVVVIRYEGPKGGPGMREMLAITGAIKGAGLGKDVLLMTDGRFSGGTTGLCVGHIAPEAVDGGPIAFVRDGDRIRLDVAKGTLDVLVDEEEFEARKAGFEPLPPRYRTGVLAKYTKLVQSAAVGAVCT from the coding sequence ATGCCCTCAAACGACAAGTCCCACGAGACCCCTGACATCAAGCCCCGCAGTCGCGACGTCACCGACGGCCTCGAGAAAGCGGCCGCCCGTGGGATGCTCCGTGCGGTAGGTATGGGCGACGACGACTGGGAGAAGCCCCAGATCGGCGTCGGGTCGTCGTGGAACGAGATCACGCCGTGCAACATGTCGCTGCAGCGGCTCGCGCAGTCGGTCAAGGGCGGCATCCACCAGGCAGGCGGATATCCGCTCGAGTTCGGCACCATCTCGGTGTCCGACGGCATCTCTATGGGCCACGAAGGCATGCACTTCTCGCTGGTGTCCCGCGAGGTGATCGCCGACAGCGTCGAGACCGTCGTGCAGGCCGAACGGCTCGACGGCACGGTGCTGCTGGCCGGCTGTGACAAGTCCATCCCCGGCATGCTGATGGCCGCCGCGCGGCTGAACCTGGCCTCGGTGTTCCTGTACAACGGCTCGATCATGCCGGGTGTCGCGAAGCTGACCGACGGCACCGAGAAGGAAGTCACGATCATCGACGCGTTCGAGGCCGTCGGCGCGTGTGTGCGCGGCCTGATGTCGCGTGCGGACGTCGACATCATCGAGCGCGCGATCTGTCCTGGCGAAGGCGCGTGCGGCGGCATGTACACCGCCAACACCATGGCCAGCGCCGCCGAGGCCCTTGGCCTTTCGCTGCCGGGCAGCGCATCGCCGGTCGCGATCGACAAGCGTCGCGACGACTTCGCCCGCCGCTCCGGCGAGGCGGTCGTCGAACTGCTGCGCCGCGGCATCACCGCGCGCGACATCCTCACCAAGGAGGCCTTCGAGAACGCCATCGCCGTGGTCATGGCGTTCGGCGGTTCCACCAACGCGGTGCTGCACCTGCTGGCGATCGCCCGCGAGGCCGAGGTCGAGTTGACCCTCGACGATTTCACCCGCGTCGGCAACAAGGTGCCGCACCTGGCGGATGTGAAGCCGTTCGGCCGCCACGTCATGAAGCACGTCGACGAGATCGGTGGTGTGCCCGTGGTGATGCGCGCCCTGCTGGATGCCGGTCTGCTGCACGGTGATTGCCTCACCGTCACGGGTCAGACCATGGCCGAGAACCTCGCGCACATCGCACCACCGGATCCCGACGGCAAGGTGCTGCGCGCGATGAACAACCCGATCCACCCGACCGGCGGCATCACCATCCTGCACGGCTCGCTCGCGCCGGAGGGCGCCGTGGTCAAGTCGGCCGGCTTCGACTCGGACGTGTTCGAAGGCACCGCAAGGGTTTTCGACCGCGAACGCGCCGCGATGGATGCGCTCGAGGATGGCACCATCCAGGCGGGCGACGTCGTGGTGATCCGTTACGAGGGTCCCAAGGGCGGACCCGGTATGCGCGAGATGCTGGCGATCACCGGCGCCATCAAGGGCGCGGGCCTGGGCAAGGACGTGCTGCTGATGACCGACGGCCGGTTCTCCGGCGGTACCACGGGGCTGTGCGTCGGGCACATCGCGCCGGAGGCCGTCGACGGCGGGCCGATCGCGTTCGTGCGCGACGGGGACCGCATCCGCCTCGACGTCGCCAAGGGCACGCTCGACGTGCTCGTCGACGAGGAGGAGTTCGAGGCCCGCAAGGCCGGCTTCGAGCCCCTGCCGCCGCGGTACCGCACCGGCGTGTTGGCCAAGTACACCAAGCTGGTCCAGTCCGCCGCCGTCGGCGCCGTCTGCACCTGA
- a CDS encoding metal-sensitive transcriptional regulator: MDTTDDSAVHGYSAQKENYAKRLRRIEGQVRGIAKMIDEDKYCIDVLTQISAVNSALQSVALGLLDEHLGHCVSQAVAEGGEQAEAKLAEASAAIARLVRS, from the coding sequence ATGGACACGACTGACGACTCGGCTGTGCACGGCTACTCGGCGCAGAAGGAGAACTACGCCAAGCGGCTACGCCGTATCGAGGGTCAGGTCCGGGGCATCGCGAAGATGATCGACGAGGACAAGTACTGCATCGACGTGCTCACCCAGATCAGCGCCGTCAACAGCGCGCTGCAGTCGGTTGCACTCGGACTGCTCGACGAACACCTCGGTCACTGTGTGAGCCAGGCCGTCGCCGAAGGCGGTGAACAGGCCGAGGCCAAACTCGCCGAGGCATCCGCCGCGATCGCGCGCCTGGTCCGATCCTGA
- a CDS encoding MTH1187 family thiamine-binding protein — protein sequence MIVAFSVSPTGGDESGGVSAAVAAAVRVVRESGLPNETNSMFTNIEGEWDEVMAVVKRAVDAVAAVSPRVSLVLKADIRPGYTGQLTAKVERIERELG from the coding sequence GTGATTGTTGCCTTCAGTGTCAGCCCGACCGGCGGTGACGAGTCCGGCGGTGTCAGCGCCGCGGTCGCCGCGGCCGTGCGGGTGGTCCGTGAGTCCGGCCTGCCCAACGAGACCAACTCGATGTTCACCAACATCGAGGGTGAATGGGACGAGGTGATGGCCGTGGTGAAACGCGCCGTCGACGCGGTGGCCGCGGTGTCCCCGCGGGTCAGCCTCGTCCTCAAGGCCGATATCCGCCCCGGCTACACCGGTCAGCTCACCGCGAAGGTCGAGCGGATCGAGCGCGAACTCGGCTAG
- a CDS encoding MFS transporter → MTVTSPRVNPWTLRVTVQLTVLAAAAFVYVTAEILPVGALPAIATDLGVSEGLVGTLMAGYALVAALTTVALVRLTARWPRRRTLLATMVCLTVSQIISTMAPNFAVLAGGRVLCALTHGLMWSVIAPIGVRLVPPTHAGRATAAVYVGTGLALVVGNPLTAAMSALWGWRQAVLAVAVAAAAVTLAARVVLPLMPVEPVEARTPGLPSRNRGLLTLSLLTLIGVTGHFVAYTFIVAIIRDVVGVDGPNLAWLLAGYGVAGLAAMAVMARPLDLWPRASVTGCLAVLAAALVTLAVLAAGHQGGPAATVIGTVAIVLWGASSTALPPMLQTSAMRTSPGDPDGASGRYVAAFQVGIMAGALAGAGLYEAIGLTVMIGAAAVLIAVAMCGALIARDVFGRSRLL, encoded by the coding sequence ATGACCGTGACGTCACCGAGGGTGAACCCGTGGACGCTGCGCGTCACCGTGCAACTGACGGTGCTCGCGGCGGCGGCGTTCGTCTACGTCACCGCCGAGATCCTCCCGGTGGGCGCACTGCCCGCGATCGCCACGGATCTCGGCGTCAGCGAGGGTCTCGTCGGGACCCTGATGGCCGGCTACGCGTTGGTCGCCGCGCTCACCACGGTAGCGCTGGTGCGGTTGACCGCACGCTGGCCGCGACGGCGCACGCTTCTCGCGACGATGGTGTGTCTGACCGTCTCCCAGATCATTTCGACCATGGCGCCGAATTTCGCGGTACTCGCGGGCGGGCGTGTGCTGTGCGCGCTGACCCACGGTCTGATGTGGTCGGTGATCGCACCGATCGGCGTGCGACTCGTGCCGCCCACCCACGCAGGCCGCGCGACCGCCGCGGTGTACGTGGGCACCGGACTGGCACTCGTGGTGGGCAACCCGCTGACCGCGGCGATGAGCGCACTGTGGGGCTGGCGGCAGGCCGTGCTGGCGGTGGCCGTCGCCGCCGCGGCGGTGACGCTGGCCGCCCGTGTGGTGCTGCCGCTCATGCCCGTCGAACCCGTCGAAGCCCGGACACCAGGCCTGCCCTCGCGCAACCGCGGTCTGCTCACCTTGTCGCTGCTGACGCTGATCGGCGTCACCGGGCATTTCGTGGCCTACACGTTCATCGTCGCGATCATCCGCGACGTCGTCGGCGTCGACGGACCCAACCTGGCCTGGCTGCTCGCCGGGTACGGCGTCGCCGGTCTGGCCGCGATGGCGGTGATGGCCCGGCCGCTGGATCTGTGGCCGCGGGCATCGGTGACCGGCTGCCTCGCGGTGCTGGCGGCGGCGTTGGTGACGCTGGCGGTCCTGGCCGCCGGGCACCAGGGCGGCCCGGCGGCGACGGTGATCGGAACCGTCGCGATCGTGCTGTGGGGCGCCTCCTCCACGGCGTTGCCGCCCATGCTGCAGACCTCGGCGATGCGCACCTCACCCGGCGATCCCGACGGTGCGTCCGGTCGGTACGTCGCGGCGTTCCAGGTCGGCATCATGGCGGGCGCGCTCGCCGGGGCGGGCCTCTACGAGGCCATCGGGCTCACGGTCATGATCGGCGCCGCCGCGGTCCTCATCGCCGTCGCGATGTGCGGCGCGCTGATCGCGCGCGACGTGTTCGGCCGCTCCCGGCTGCTGTGA
- a CDS encoding L,D-transpeptidase: MPKSAKRRLITAFMAAGLVGGLVMSPSALADPEVPAPPAPVDPAAPPAPPDPFAFPPPADPLAPPVAAPAAPGATATGPEAEVITNYGAPAVPIEGVPEGQNPEPFTGQPPFLPPSFNPVNGSMVGVAKPIYINFQRPIANRQMAQDAIRITSNPPVPGRFYWVSDTQLRWRPQDFWPSNTVVNIDAAGTKSSFRVGDYLVATVDDSTHQMEIRRNGELEKTFPVSMGKSDGKHETKNGTYYVLEKFADIVMDSSTYGVPVDSAEGYKLKVKDAVRIDNSGIFVHSAPWSVGDQGKRNVSHGCINLSPENARWFYEQFGSGDPVVIKNSKGGLYNQPDGASDWQMF; the protein is encoded by the coding sequence ATGCCGAAATCGGCAAAACGCAGACTGATCACCGCTTTCATGGCCGCGGGATTGGTCGGTGGACTGGTCATGAGCCCGTCCGCTCTGGCAGATCCCGAAGTACCGGCCCCGCCGGCTCCCGTCGATCCGGCCGCGCCACCGGCGCCGCCCGATCCGTTCGCGTTCCCGCCGCCGGCCGACCCGCTGGCGCCCCCGGTGGCCGCTCCCGCGGCACCCGGCGCGACCGCCACGGGTCCCGAGGCGGAGGTGATCACCAACTACGGCGCACCGGCCGTGCCGATCGAAGGCGTCCCCGAGGGACAGAACCCGGAACCGTTCACCGGCCAGCCGCCGTTCCTGCCGCCGTCGTTCAACCCGGTCAACGGCTCGATGGTGGGTGTCGCGAAACCGATCTACATCAACTTCCAGCGGCCCATCGCCAACCGGCAGATGGCCCAGGACGCCATCCGCATCACGTCGAACCCGCCGGTGCCCGGCCGGTTCTACTGGGTCAGTGACACCCAGCTGCGGTGGCGCCCGCAGGACTTCTGGCCGTCCAACACCGTGGTGAACATCGACGCCGCCGGCACCAAGTCCAGCTTCCGCGTCGGCGACTACCTGGTGGCCACCGTCGACGACAGCACCCACCAGATGGAGATCCGCCGCAACGGCGAGCTGGAGAAGACCTTCCCGGTGTCGATGGGCAAGAGCGACGGCAAGCACGAGACCAAGAACGGCACCTACTACGTGCTGGAGAAGTTCGCGGACATCGTGATGGACTCCTCGACCTACGGCGTGCCCGTGGACTCGGCCGAGGGATACAAGCTCAAGGTCAAGGACGCCGTCCGCATCGACAACAGCGGCATCTTCGTGCACAGCGCCCCGTGGTCGGTGGGCGACCAGGGCAAGCGCAACGTCAGCCACGGCTGCATCAACCTGAGCCCCGAGAACGCGCGCTGGTTCTACGAGCAGTTCGGCAGCGGCGATCCCGTGGTCATCAAGAACAGCAAGGGCGGCCTGTACAACCAGCCCGACGGGGCGTCGGACTGGCAGATGTTCTGA
- a CDS encoding M13 family metallopeptidase: MTVEATRGAADPTLKSGIDLTHVDPQTRPQDDLFGHVNGRWLTEYEIPADRATDGAFRLLYDRAEEQIRDLITEAAASGAPERTDEQRIGDLYASFMDTQTIAERGLQPLLDELAAIDAASDADALAAVLGALQRTGVGGGAGVYVDTDSKNSTRYLLHMGQSGIGLPDESYFRDEQHAEILAGYPKHIARMFELVYGGDQADTAARIVALESKIAAAHWDVVKRRDADLTYNLRTFADLPQQAPGFDWAGWLSGLGTTPETVSELVVRQPDYLTAFAALWASEDLEDWKAWARWRVIHARAGLLTDDLVAEDFAFYGRTLSGTEQIRDRWKRAVSVVENLMGDALGKLYVQRHFPPEAKARMDELVANLREAYRVSINQLDWMTPETRAKALAKLDKFTPKIGYPPRWRDYSAVVIERDDLYGNYRRGYIVNSDRELNKLGGPVDRDEWFMTPQTVNAYYNPGMNEIVFPAAILQPPFFDADADDAANYGGIGAVIGHEIGHGFDDQGAKYDGDGNLVDWWTDADRAEFGTRTKALIEQYEQFTPRGLAPSHHVNGAFTVGENIGDLGGLSIALLAYQLSLKGEQAPVIDGLTGVQRVFFGWAQVWRTKSREAEAIRRLAVDPHSPPEFRCNGVVRNIDSFYQAFDVTEDDELFLEPERRVRIWN, translated from the coding sequence GTGACGGTAGAAGCAACTCGTGGCGCAGCGGACCCGACCCTCAAGTCAGGTATCGACCTGACCCACGTCGATCCGCAGACCCGCCCACAAGACGACCTGTTCGGCCACGTCAACGGGCGCTGGCTGACCGAATACGAGATTCCCGCGGACCGGGCCACCGACGGCGCGTTCCGCCTGCTCTACGACCGCGCCGAGGAGCAGATCCGCGATCTGATCACCGAGGCCGCGGCGTCGGGCGCCCCCGAGCGCACCGACGAACAGCGCATCGGTGACCTGTACGCGAGCTTCATGGACACCCAGACCATCGCCGAGCGCGGCCTGCAGCCGTTGCTCGACGAACTCGCGGCCATCGACGCGGCATCCGACGCCGACGCGCTGGCGGCCGTGCTGGGCGCCCTGCAGCGCACCGGTGTCGGCGGCGGCGCGGGCGTGTACGTCGACACCGATTCGAAGAACTCGACGCGCTACCTGCTGCACATGGGACAGTCCGGCATCGGACTGCCCGACGAGTCGTACTTCCGCGACGAGCAGCACGCCGAGATCCTGGCCGGCTACCCCAAGCACATCGCGCGGATGTTCGAGCTCGTGTACGGCGGGGATCAGGCCGACACCGCCGCGCGCATCGTGGCGCTAGAGTCCAAAATCGCCGCCGCGCACTGGGACGTGGTCAAACGCCGCGACGCCGATCTCACCTACAACCTGCGCACCTTCGCCGATTTGCCCCAGCAGGCGCCGGGATTCGACTGGGCCGGGTGGCTCTCCGGGCTCGGCACGACGCCCGAGACGGTGTCCGAGCTCGTGGTGCGCCAGCCCGATTACCTGACGGCGTTCGCCGCGCTGTGGGCCTCGGAGGACCTTGAGGACTGGAAGGCGTGGGCGCGCTGGCGCGTCATCCATGCCCGCGCCGGGCTGCTCACCGATGACCTGGTCGCCGAGGACTTCGCGTTCTACGGCCGCACGCTGTCGGGCACCGAACAGATCCGTGACCGCTGGAAGCGGGCGGTGTCGGTGGTGGAGAACCTCATGGGCGATGCACTGGGCAAGCTCTACGTGCAGCGGCACTTCCCGCCGGAGGCCAAGGCGCGGATGGACGAGCTGGTGGCCAACCTGCGTGAGGCCTACCGGGTCAGCATCAACCAGCTGGACTGGATGACCCCGGAGACCCGGGCCAAGGCGCTGGCCAAGCTGGACAAGTTCACCCCGAAGATCGGGTATCCGCCGCGTTGGCGGGACTACTCGGCGGTCGTCATCGAGCGGGACGACCTGTACGGCAACTACCGGCGCGGCTACATCGTCAACTCCGACCGTGAGCTGAACAAGCTGGGCGGACCGGTGGACCGCGACGAGTGGTTCATGACGCCGCAGACCGTGAACGCCTACTACAACCCCGGCATGAACGAGATCGTGTTCCCCGCAGCGATTCTGCAGCCGCCGTTCTTCGACGCCGACGCCGACGACGCGGCCAACTACGGCGGGATCGGCGCGGTGATCGGCCATGAGATCGGGCACGGTTTCGACGATCAGGGCGCCAAGTACGACGGCGACGGCAATCTCGTGGACTGGTGGACCGACGCCGACCGTGCCGAATTCGGTACCCGCACAAAGGCGTTGATCGAGCAGTACGAGCAGTTCACGCCGCGTGGGCTCGCTCCGTCGCATCATGTCAACGGGGCGTTCACCGTCGGCGAGAACATCGGCGATCTCGGCGGCCTGTCCATCGCCCTGCTCGCCTACCAGCTATCGCTCAAGGGCGAACAGGCCCCGGTGATCGACGGGCTCACCGGTGTGCAGCGGGTGTTCTTCGGGTGGGCCCAGGTGTGGCGCACCAAATCCCGTGAGGCCGAGGCCATCCGCAGGCTCGCCGTCGACCCGCATTCGCCGCCGGAGTTCCGGTGCAACGGCGTCGTGCGCAACATCGACTCGTTCTACCAGGCGTTCGACGTCACCGAGGACGACGAGCTGTTCCTGGAGCCCGAGCGCCGGGTCCGGATCTGGAACTGA
- a CDS encoding CoA-binding protein, with protein MTDALTRQRILRETRSVAIVGASANTSRASYFVWTYLKSTSDYDIYLVNPTISDIEGTPVYPSLADLPVVPDLVDVFRRREDLPAVLQETIAVGAKTLWLQLGLRHDDVVRDGEAAGLQVVQDRCVKIEHARFAGGLHLAGFNTGVIDSRRPQKAY; from the coding sequence ATGACCGACGCCCTGACCCGCCAGCGCATCCTGCGCGAGACCCGCTCGGTGGCCATCGTCGGCGCCTCGGCCAACACGTCGCGGGCCAGCTACTTCGTGTGGACATACCTGAAGTCGACCAGCGACTACGACATCTATCTGGTCAACCCCACGATCAGCGACATCGAGGGCACCCCGGTGTATCCGAGCCTGGCCGACCTGCCCGTCGTGCCGGATCTGGTCGACGTGTTCCGGCGCCGCGAGGATCTGCCCGCGGTGCTGCAGGAGACCATCGCGGTGGGCGCCAAGACGCTGTGGCTGCAGCTGGGGCTGCGCCATGACGACGTGGTCCGTGACGGCGAGGCCGCCGGGCTGCAGGTGGTGCAGGACCGCTGCGTGAAGATCGAGCACGCCCGGTTCGCCGGAGGCCTGCACCTGGCCGGGTTCAACACCGGTGTGATCGACTCCCGCCGACCGCAGAAGGCGTACTGA